GTATGGTAAGTTAGGCGGGTTGGGGTCATTAGTGGCCACTTATTTGTTTTTATTGGTCGTTATGCTAATCGGTGGATGGGCTTTAAAGGTAAATATGGGGAGATTTATGGTAGGTTTCACCGTAATATTCTGGGTGAGTTATCTTTGCTGGATTGGAGGTAGCTGGGCCAATATAGCCGTAACCACACCTGCGGAGATGGGAAAATTTGGTATCTCCTGGTCATTGAAATTAACCCCAGAGGCAGGATTTATAATTGCTCTGGTGGTTGGATTGTTAATTGGCAATTTTTATCCGAGGTGTGCCGAGGCCATAAAAGAAGCTGTAAAGCCTGAATTGTATATCAAAACCGCCATTGTTATTCTGGGTGGATTTTTGGGGGTGATGGCCGCGGAAAAGTTAGGACTGGCCACGGTGGTGATGTTTAGAGGATTATGCGCTATTATTGAAGCCTACCTGATTTATTGGGCCATCGTGTATTTTGTGGCCAGGAAGTGGTTTAAATTTAGTCGGGAATGGGCCGCACCCCTGGCCTCAGGCATCTCAATCTGTGGTGTCTCGGCGGCTATTGCTACTGGTTCGGCCATAAAAGCCAGACCGATTGTGCCCATAATGGTCTCTTCGCTGGTCGTTATCTTTGCGGTAGTGGAGCTTTTAATCCTGCCTTTTGTCGCCGAAAATCTCCTCTGGAACCAACCCATGGTCGCCGGTGCCTGGATGGGTTTAGCTGTTAAAACAGATGGCGCCGCCGTAGCCAGTGGGGCGATTACGGATGCCCTTATTCGAGCCAAGACATTGGCCCTATCAGGTGTAAATTACCAGGAAGGCTGGATAATGGGAGCTTCGGCGACGGTTAAGATATTTATTGATATTTTTATCGGGATATGGGCATTTATTCTGGCCATTATCTGGTGCTCCGTTATAGAACGAAAACCAGGTGAAAAGGTTAGTCCGAGCCAAATATGGGAAAGATTTCCCAAATTTGTCTTGGGCTATGCGATTACATTCATCATCATTCTGGTTATCTGCCTTTCTTCCCCAGAATTACTAAGCAAGGCAAAGACAGCGATGGGTGAGGCCAATGTTTTCCGAGGGATATTCTTTACGATGACATTTTTTACGATTGGTGTTCTCTCTAATTTCAAGAAGCTCTGGGAAGAGGGTATTGGCAAGTTAGTGGCGGTGTATGTTCTCTGTCTCTTTGGATTTATTATCTGGATAGGACTGTTTATCTCGTGGATATTCTTTCACGGCATCAGGCCACCTGTGGTCACAGGGTAAGAAAGGTAGTAAGCGTTCAGCCACTAAGGCACAAAGATTACAAATAATAGCACACGGATTACACGGATGAAACGGATTGACACGGATAAAAATTTATTAAAAAAAATCCGTGAGAATCCGCCAAAATCTGTGTCATCCGTGGGCTATTCCATTATTCTCTTTGTGCCTCAGTGGCTTTGTGGCTGAACGGTTACGAAAGGCAATCGGTAATCGGTTGCCAATTACAATGAAAGGAAGTGCTTATAATTATGGCCCAAATAGCCGAGGAACTAAAAAAGATGGAGTATGAACCATTACTCCCCGTAGAGAAGAAACTGATTGGCTGGAGTATATCTTTAGGGATTGTCTTATTGGGAATACTGGTGTGGATAAGTTACACATTTTTCTCTGTTCAATAGAAAGAAAAGTAAGTGTTCAGCCACAAAGACACTAAGACACAAAAATAGAGCAGCAGAGCAGCAGAGCAGTAGTTAAAGACTTTTCCGAAGGTTCCAGAACTGCTGCTCTATTGCTCTACTGCTCTCTAAGATACATACTTTAATAATTTCCCCTTCGTGTCTTCGTGCCTTAGTGGCTGAACGGTTACAGAAGATACGAAGTGACACTTTTCAAACACCCTCTAAGAAACAAAGACACAAGGAAGAAAAAGGCCGATAGTAGCGAGGTCTTTCCTGCTCCCAGAGGCAAGAAAAGCAAACAGATGACCAGGGCAGCTAAACCGGCCCCTAATAAGTAATAACCGGTCAATAATCGCCTCCTTGCCCCTTCCGTAATTTCCGGCATATTCAAACTGCGGCTGCTCAGGAAACCGGCTAAAACGGCCAGACCCGGAAAGACAATCTCAGCCAGGACAAGGTTCCCTCCTAAGGTAGAAATACCCATCAATATCAAGGGGAGAAAAAGGAGATATAAACCCAGCATTCGTTGAGCCAACTTTTGATGGCGGATGGCGCACCCACTTCTATCACCTCTTGCCTCGAAACTCGACGACCCGCCAGGGGGTGCCCCGAACCTGAAACCTTTCATCCCTATCCTAAATCCGATTAGAAAGGCAGCTACAATGACCCCTAATCGGTGGTAGACATGCCCATATAAAGCCTGAAGGCTCAAAATCAGAATCACCACCACCGCCCAACCGCCAAAGCCTGAAATAAGCCCTACATACCGCTTTTCCCCTCTATCAGACGAGTCTGGTTTTCGGAACCAAAGAGTAAGTCCCAGATAGAGGAGGATGAGCAATAAGGTAAGCATTAATAGCTTATCTGCTTTAAAACCAAGGACTGCCGGGGAAAGGTCTCGATTAATCCTTGGGGGCAATTCGGTTGGAATAGGATAGGGTTGAATTTGAGCGATGTCTAGGCCGGCTTCTTTTGCTCTGGCGGCAATTTCCATAGAGGATAAGGATAAGATGTTAGCGCTGTTCGAACACAGGAAGCCCTGGGACCCTTCTTTTTGCTGAACAAAGATGACCCCTGAAAAGACGTCTCCCAAAGTAGCCCCTAAGAGAAGGCGGAATGTTTTGATTTCGCACCCACTTCGTGGGTACCCGTGATTTCGGATTGCGGAACTTTTAATTCCGTATTCCAAAAAGAAAAGCCCATCTTCCTCCAGGATTCCGGAGAGAGAGGCAAAGAACTCCTTGGTGTAAAAGCGATTAAATCGCAGGGTGGAAGGATAAGGCGCCGTAAGAAGGATCACATCATATTTGCCCCGAGAACCCTCCATAAGTCTCTGACTCTCTTCTTCTCTTAATCCGCCCTCAATAAATCTCCGCCCCTCTTCTCCCCTTAAACTAACTCTTGGATCAAAGAAGGCATCTCTTTTTTCAGGGGGGGTATACTCCAATAATATATCCGCCATCAGAGGATCAAGACCAACATAATCAACACCTTCCACTGGGTAATTCAGAATCTCTCCCAATCCCTGCCCTCCGATCAGGCACACCCTCTTAGAATGCAGAGGGCGAAAGGCGGAAGGCGGATCTTCAGATTGTGGATGGCGGATGGCAGATGGCGAAATAGAGGAGGCGAAGGGTGAGGTGGGAAATGAAAAATCCGAAATCCCGGGTACCCACGAAGTGGGTACGAAATCCGAAATTAAAAAGGGGAGCTTGATAAGCCCTGAGAGGTCTTCTTCTCCGATAGTTAGAATTTCCTGACCGCTTAAATGGAGCTTATGTCGGCCTTCAATAGAAGTTACGGCTAAATGCCCATAGGAGGAATTCCGAGAGTCAATGATATTCTCCTGGCCCCACTGCCAGTATCTGGATAGGATTTGGAGCCTATCAGGCGCCTTGCTGAGCAACAGATAAACAGCGAGTAAAGTGAGAAAAAGGACAA
Above is a window of bacterium DNA encoding:
- a CDS encoding putative sulfate exporter family transporter — its product is MEEKKGLSEDWLAVWLGLFIFALSLGVFSGVDLLGWVVKTGIWTDMAKALSPISEVYGKLGGLGSLVATYLFLLVVMLIGGWALKVNMGRFMVGFTVIFWVSYLCWIGGSWANIAVTTPAEMGKFGISWSLKLTPEAGFIIALVVGLLIGNFYPRCAEAIKEAVKPELYIKTAIVILGGFLGVMAAEKLGLATVVMFRGLCAIIEAYLIYWAIVYFVARKWFKFSREWAAPLASGISICGVSAAIATGSAIKARPIVPIMVSSLVVIFAVVELLILPFVAENLLWNQPMVAGAWMGLAVKTDGAAVASGAITDALIRAKTLALSGVNYQEGWIMGASATVKIFIDIFIGIWAFILAIIWCSVIERKPGEKVSPSQIWERFPKFVLGYAITFIIILVICLSSPELLSKAKTAMGEANVFRGIFFTMTFFTIGVLSNFKKLWEEGIGKLVAVYVLCLFGFIIWIGLFISWIFFHGIRPPVVTG